From a single bacterium genomic region:
- a CDS encoding DUF86 domain-containing protein, whose product MRSDRERLLDILEAIEQIEKYVGKGRAAIERDELLQTWFVHHVQVIGEAAGRLSDELRAQHPDVPWAEIVAMRNVLVHEYFGVDVEEIWTTVQYDVPKLKPKLASILAGLPTDS is encoded by the coding sequence GTGAGAAGCGACCGCGAGAGGTTGCTCGACATCCTGGAGGCAATCGAGCAGATTGAGAAGTACGTGGGCAAGGGACGAGCGGCCATCGAACGAGACGAGCTGCTCCAGACGTGGTTCGTCCATCACGTACAGGTCATCGGAGAGGCCGCCGGCAGGCTCAGCGACGAGCTTCGTGCTCAGCATCCTGACGTGCCATGGGCAGAGATCGTCGCTATGCGCAACGTGCTGGTTCACGAATACTTCGGCGTGGACGTCGAGGAAATATGGACCACGGTTCAGTACGACGTGCCGAAGTTGAAGCCGAAACTCGCGTCCATCCTTGCCGGGTTGCCAACCGACTCCTAA